AAGAAGTAGCCGATCCACAGGACGGCGATGAGGACGAACCAGACGTCGTGAAGTTGCATGGCGTTTCCAGCTCCCTGGGCCTAGTAGGAGAAGGCCATCGGCTTGTCGGCGTCCTGGGAGTCGCCGCCGATCTTCGTGGGCGGGTTGAGGTCGGCCTCGGTCAGTTCGGGCGGCCCGGCCTTGACGTACTTCACCAGCAGCTTGACCTCGATGACGGCGAGGATCGCGTAGAGCGCGGTGAAGACGATCATCGAGGTGAGGACCTCTCCCTGCGAGACGCCGGGCGAGACCGCGTCCCGGGTCTGGAAGAGGCCGTACACGACCCACGGCTGACGGCCCATCTCGGTGAAGATCCAGCCCCAGGAGTTGGCGATCAGCGGGAAGCCCAGGGTGAGGATCGCGATGCGCCAGTACCACTTGGTGAGCGTCGGGCCGAGTGCCTTCCCGGGGATCAGCGAGAGATGCGGCACTTCGTCGTCGCCGACCCGCAGATGCTGCGGCAGCATGAACTTCTTGCGGGTCAGCCAGAGTCCGGCGAGCCCGATCGCGAAGGACGTCATGCCGAAGCCGATCATCCAGCGGAAGCCCCAGTAGGCGACCGGGATGTTGGGCCGGTAGTCGCCGGGCCCGAACTTCTCCTGTTCGGCCTTGTTGACGTCGTTGATGCCGGGGACGTACGAGCTGAAGTCGTCGTTGGCGAGGAAGGACAGCAGGCCGGGGATCTCGATGGCGACCTTGTTGTGGCCGGCCTCGACGTCGCCGTAGGCGAACACGGAGAAGGGCGCGGGCGACTCTCCGTCCCAGAGGGCCTCGGCGGCGGCCATCTTCATCGGCTGCTGCTTGAACATGACCTTGCCGAGGAAGTCACCGCTGACCGCGGTGAGCAGACCGCCGATGACGACGGTGACCAGGCCGAGCCGCAGCGAGGTCTTCATCACGTCGATGTGCTTCTTGCGGGTCAGATGGAAGGCGGCGATGCCGACCATGAAGGCGCCACCCGTGAGGAAGGCCGCGGAGAGGGTGTGGAAGACCTGGGTCAGCGCGGTGTTCTGGGTGAGGACCAGCCAGAAGTCGGTGAGCTCGGCGCGCCCCTTCTGCTCGTTGATCCGGTAGCCGACGGGGTGCTGCATCCAGGAGTTGGCCGCGAGGATGAAGTACGCCGACAGGATCGTGCCGATCGAGACCATCCAGATGCACGCGAGGTGGATCCTCTTCGGGAGCTTGTCCCAGCCGAAGATCCACAACCCGATGAAGGTGGATTCGAAGAAGAAGGCGATCAGCGCCTCGAAGGCGAGCGGGGCACCGAAGACATCGCCGACGAAGCGCGAGTAGTCGGACCAGTTCATGCCGAACTGGAACTCCTGCACGATGCCGGTGACGACACCCATCGCGATGTTGATCAGGAAGAGCTTGCCCCAGAACTTCGTGGCCTTGAGGTACTTCTCCTTCTCTGTGCGCACCCAGGCGGTCTGCAGGCCGGCGGTGAGCGCGGCGAGGGAGATCGTCAGCGGGACGAACAGGAAGTGGTAGACGGTGGTGATGCCGAACTGCCATCGGGCCAGAGTCTCGGGCGCCAAAGCGATGTCCACATCTCCTCCTTACGTCCATGGCCATTGTGGCGGTCTGTCCCGGTTGCCACTCCGCGGGAGAAGGACATACCGGGTGCGCTTGTGAACGCGTTCACATTCACAAGCAATTATGGCGCATGCCCGTTCGAACTTGCAGGGGTGGGGGGTCCCTAAACGAGACCTGACCGACCCTTGACGGAAAAGGGCCGGTCAGGCTAGGTACCGACAGTCCGAGAGCCGGTCGGGTGCCGACGCCCGGGACCTGGACCAGAGCTGGACTAGAGCTCCTTGCGGAACACCTCCGCCGTCTTCAGGAAGACGTCGTTCGCCTCGGTCTCGCCGACCGTCACCCGGACCCCCTCGCCCGGGAACGGCCGGACGACCACTCCGGCCCGCTCGCACACCGCCGCGAAGTCCACCGTGCGCTCCCCCAGCCGCAGCCACACGAAGTTCGCCTGGGTCTCGGGCACCGTCCAGCCCTGCCCGCGCAGCCCGTCGACCACCCGCGTGCGCTCGGACACCAGTGAACCGACCCGCCCGAGCAGCGCGTCCTCGGCCCGCAGTGAGGCCACCGCCGCGTCCTGGGCGAGCTGGCTCACCCCGAACGGCACCGCCGTCTTGCGCAGCGCCGCCGCCACCGGCTCGTGGGCGATCGCGAACCCGACCCGGAGCCCGGCGAGGCCGTACGCCTTGGAGAAGGTCCGCAGCACACAGACGTTCGGCCGGTCGCGGTAGAGCACGACCCCGTCCGGCACCTCGGCATCGCGGACGAACTCCTTGTACGCCTCGTCGAGCACCACGAGCACGTCACCGGGCACCCGGTCCAGGAACCGCTCCAGCTCGGCCCGCCGCACGACCGTCCCCGTCGGGTTGTTGGGGTTGCAGACGAAGATCAGCCGGGTCCGGTCGGTGATCGCGTCCGCCATCGCGTCCAGGTCGTGCACATCACCGGGCGTCAGCGGGACCTTCACCGACGTGGCGCCGCTGATCTGCGTGATGATCGGATAGGCCTCGAAGGACCGCCAGGCGTAGATCACCTCGTCGCCGGGCCCGCTGGTGGCCTGGATCAGCTGCTGTGCGACACCGACCGAGCCGGTGCCGGTGGCGACGTGGGGGACCGGCACGGCGAACCGTTCCGCCAACTCGCTCATCAGCTCCGTACAGGCCATGTCCGGATAGCGGTTGAAGGTCCCCGCCGCGGCTGTCACGGTCTCCAGCACGCCGGGCAGCGGCGGGTACGGGTTCTCGTTCGAGGACAGTTTGTAGGCCACCGGACCGCCGGCCGCGGCCGGCCTGCCCGGCTTGTAGGTGGGGATCCCCTCCAGCTCGGCGCGCAGCCTGGGGCTCGTCTCGCTCACCGCAGTCCTCCTCGTGACCACCACCGGCTCAGCACGGTCACCCGCCGCCGGCTACCGGGTACCAATGCTTCACACCTTATGAGGATTCGGCGCGACTGCGTACGGGCCCGTCGCGTCCAGAACGCCTCCGCCGCGCTCCGCGTACCCGTCACATCCGCCCCATGGGCATCAGGGGTATCACCGTACAAAGTTGTACGAATTGGGGGGCGCATTGCGCTTCTCGGCACGCGCCGGTGGCTCACGCCGTGGCGCGCATCCCTCGTAGAGGTGAGTTGAGACCTCTTCGAAACATCGGTCACTTGGCAGGCCTATGTGCGCCGACAAGTCAGGTAGGGCAGTAATATCGTTCAACTGGCTTCTTTTCTAAGGCAGTTGATAACTTTTGACCATGCAGAAACGTGCCTGTCAACGACTGCATATGCGTCCGCACTACCCCACCGCATGAGCCCTACTATCGGCTCGCCATGACAGCAGCAGGGAAGCACCAGGTGAGCCGCGCGGAGACAACCCGAAGAGCCAGTAGGCCGGGCCGAGCAGGCATCAGAGACGTGGCCGCCGCCGCCGGGGTCTCGATCACGACCGTCTCCGACGCCCTCAACGGGAAGGGCCGGCTCCCGGACGTCACCCGGCGGCATGTCCGAGAGGTCGCCGACCGACTGGGCTACCGCCCGTCGGCCGCGGCCCGAACCCTCCGTACCGGCAAGTCAGGACTGATCGGCCTGACCGTGACCACGTACGGGGATGAACCTTTCACCTTCACCGAGTTCGCGTACTTCGCGGAGATGGCGAGGGCCGCCACCTCGGCCGCGCTCGCCCGGGGCTACGCCCTGGTCATCCTCCCCGCGACCTCGCGCCACGACGTGTGGTCGAACGTCGCCCTGGACGGCACGGTCGTCATCGACCCGTCCGACCAGGACCCGGTGGTCACCGAGCTCGTCCGGCAGGGGCTGCCCGTCGTCTCCGACGGCCGCCCGGCCGGCTCGCTCCCGGTCACAGCGTGGGTCGACAACGACCACGAGGCGGCGGTACTGGGCATCCTCGACCATCTGGCCGACGCCGGCGCCCGCCGCATCGGCCTGCTGACGGGGACGACCACCGACACCTACACCCATCTCTCGACCACGGCGTACCTGAACTGGTGCGAGCGGGTCGGCCAGGACCCGGTGTACGAGTCCTACCCGGCCCACGACCCGTGCGCGGGCGCCGTGGCCGCCGACCGGCTGCTGGCCCGCCCGGACCGCCCGGACGCCGTCTACGGCCTCTTCGACCCGAACGGCACCGATCTGCTGGCCGCGGCCCGGCGCTACGGCCTGCGCGTCCCGGACGACCTTCTGCTCGTCTGCTGCAGCGAGTCCACGGTGTACGCCACCACGGAGCCGCCGATCACCACCCTCTCCCTGAAACCGCGCCGCATCGGCACGGCGGTGGTCCAGCTCCTGATCGACGCCATCGAGAACCTCGACTCCGACCTGCCGGTAGAGCAGGTGATACCGACCGAACTGATCGTGCGGACGTCCTCACAGCGCCGTCCGCCGCGCACGACGGTCAGTCCTCCGCGGTCGCCCGAGGAAGGGTGATCCGGGGGCGGTGGTGAGGGGCGGGGAAAGTGGGCTTGTGCGGGGCGGGTTCCCGGCGAGCGGGGCCGTACGAGGGGTCGGCCCCGCGGGGGAAGCGGGAGCCCGGCCCCGTTCAGGAACGCGGGACACCGGCGTCCGGACTGTTCACGGGCGCCGGTGTCATGATCGTACGAAGCGTCGGTGTCCGCAGTGAGGTGTTCGCGGTGCGCGGCGGGGTACGAAGCAGGCAGGTCCGGGGCGGGAGCAGACGGGAAAGCCCTTCCGAATCGGGGCGAAAGCCGCGGTGAACTGGGCTGCTTCGCCGATTCACCACCCCTGGGTCATCACATGGCGCGATCCGCATTCCTATGATGGGCCCACGACACCGCGGGCCCCTGCGACCAGGCAGTCCGATGCGGTGCAGATGCGGCGCGATGGTGGAGGGGTCGATGACTCAGGGGGCCGGTCAGGGACCCGAGGTGACGCGGACGGCGACGTTGCGCGACTTCCGGGTGCCCGCTTATGTCCATGAGGCCGGTCCGCACACTGACGGCACGGCCCCCGGGGACGTCACCGCCGGGGCGGCCGACACCGAGGTCCAGGAGCCCGCGGAGAGTGCGCAGACCCTGCCCGACCTGGAGGAATACCCCGACGGGTACACACCCACCCAACGCGACCTGCCCGTCATCAACCGCGGTGACACGCTTCAGGTGACCGTCGATCCCGCGGCCCTGGCCGCCGACGGCCCGGGGCCTCTGTTCGTCGTCGGCGACGTCCACGGCTATCTCGACGAACTGGTGGGGGCCCTCCAGGAACAGGGCCTGATCGACAGCGCGGGCAACTGGTCCGCGGGCACCGCCCGGCTCTGGTTCCTCGGCGACTTCACCGACCGCGGTCCGGACGGCATCGGCGTCATCGACCTGGTCATGCGGCTGTCCGCCGAGGCAGCCGCGGCCGGCGGCTACTGCAAGGCCCTCATGGGCAACCACGAACTGCTGCTGCTGGGCGCCAAACGGTTCGGTGACACCCCCGTCAACTCGGGCGCGGGCACGGCCACCTTCCAGGCGGCCTGGCTGCTGAACGGCGGCCAGAAGACCGACATGGACCGCCTTCAGGACCACCACCTCCAGTGGATGGCCCGTCTCGACGCGATCGAGGAGGTCGACGGCCACCTGCTCGTGCACTCGGACACCACCGCCTACCTCGACTACGGCGACTCGATCGAGGCGGTCAACGACACCGTCCGCGAGACGATCACGCGCAACGACGCGGACGAGGTGTGGGATCTGTTCCGCAAGTTCACCAAGCGCTTCTCCTTCCGCGACGAGGGCGGTGCCGAGGCCGTACGCTCCCTCCTCGATACGTACGGCGGCGCCCGCATCGTTCACGGCCACAGCCCCATCCCGTATCTGGTGGGCGACGTCGGCACCGAGGACGACGGCGAGGACAACTCGGGTCCGAACATCGAACATCCGCATGTCTACGCCGACGGACTGGCCATCGCGATGGACGGCGGCGTGACCATGGCCGGAAAACTGCTGGTCCAGGAACTTCCACTGGACCTCTGACGGATATCCGCGCGCTTCCCGGGCAGGCGTCGTCCGACCACGAACCGCATCGGACGGGGGACAGTCGTACGGCAAATTCTTCAAACCCCCTGTCACCGCGCGCCGTCGCCGCTCTACCATCGGCTTATCCGTAGCAGGCTCCCCTCCGTTTCTGCCCGACGGCTCGTCAGCATGCCGAGCCCCAAGCCCTACGGAGCATCGGGGGATGCACATGAACAGCGTTCCGCAGCACCTGCTGAACGAGGACCGCCAGGAATACGAGCGGATCCTCGATGAGGCGCTGCGCTCCGCCCCACACCGCCCGGAGCTGGCCGCCGTCGGTCAGCGGCTGAACCCCGAACAACTGCGCACCATGGCACTCAACGCCACCGCGCTCATCACGGTCGCCGCGGCGGCCGAATACCAGCACTACGTGAAGGTCCGCGACGAACTGCGCCACCCGGCGCCGTCCACCCAGTCGTCCCTCCACGAATCCGGCTCCAGCGAGCCGGGTACGGACTCGATGGGACTCGCCGCCGGCATGGGCGAGATCGCCGCCGAGACCGCCGGGGCGGGCGCCGTCGCCGTCGTCGCGGTCCTGGCTCCCGTCCTCGCGGGCACGGCCGCGGCGATCTTCCTGCTCGTGGGCTACATCCTCAAGATGCTCGACCCCGAGCCGACGTTCGCCCAGACCATGCTCACCACCGGATGGGTGTTCGGTGCGGTGACCGCGGCAGCGATACTCGTCGCCGCGGTCGGCCTGCTTCTCACCGCCCTGCGCAACAGCCCGGAGGCGGAGGAGGCCGGGGGATACGGCGAACTGACCGGGGAGGTCGCGCAGGCCAGGGAAGCCTGGCGTGAGGCCCTGCTGGAGCGCGGCATCATGCCGTTCCTCCGCGACGCCCTCGCCGACCCCGGTACGGCGGCCATGAACCGCAA
The DNA window shown above is from Streptomyces sp. NBC_01451 and carries:
- a CDS encoding cytochrome ubiquinol oxidase subunit I, whose amino-acid sequence is MDIALAPETLARWQFGITTVYHFLFVPLTISLAALTAGLQTAWVRTEKEKYLKATKFWGKLFLINIAMGVVTGIVQEFQFGMNWSDYSRFVGDVFGAPLAFEALIAFFFESTFIGLWIFGWDKLPKRIHLACIWMVSIGTILSAYFILAANSWMQHPVGYRINEQKGRAELTDFWLVLTQNTALTQVFHTLSAAFLTGGAFMVGIAAFHLTRKKHIDVMKTSLRLGLVTVVIGGLLTAVSGDFLGKVMFKQQPMKMAAAEALWDGESPAPFSVFAYGDVEAGHNKVAIEIPGLLSFLANDDFSSYVPGINDVNKAEQEKFGPGDYRPNIPVAYWGFRWMIGFGMTSFAIGLAGLWLTRKKFMLPQHLRVGDDEVPHLSLIPGKALGPTLTKWYWRIAILTLGFPLIANSWGWIFTEMGRQPWVVYGLFQTRDAVSPGVSQGEVLTSMIVFTALYAILAVIEVKLLVKYVKAGPPELTEADLNPPTKIGGDSQDADKPMAFSY
- the hisC gene encoding histidinol-phosphate transaminase translates to MSETSPRLRAELEGIPTYKPGRPAAAGGPVAYKLSSNENPYPPLPGVLETVTAAAGTFNRYPDMACTELMSELAERFAVPVPHVATGTGSVGVAQQLIQATSGPGDEVIYAWRSFEAYPIITQISGATSVKVPLTPGDVHDLDAMADAITDRTRLIFVCNPNNPTGTVVRRAELERFLDRVPGDVLVVLDEAYKEFVRDAEVPDGVVLYRDRPNVCVLRTFSKAYGLAGLRVGFAIAHEPVAAALRKTAVPFGVSQLAQDAAVASLRAEDALLGRVGSLVSERTRVVDGLRGQGWTVPETQANFVWLRLGERTVDFAAVCERAGVVVRPFPGEGVRVTVGETEANDVFLKTAEVFRKEL
- a CDS encoding LacI family DNA-binding transcriptional regulator encodes the protein MTAAGKHQVSRAETTRRASRPGRAGIRDVAAAAGVSITTVSDALNGKGRLPDVTRRHVREVADRLGYRPSAAARTLRTGKSGLIGLTVTTYGDEPFTFTEFAYFAEMARAATSAALARGYALVILPATSRHDVWSNVALDGTVVIDPSDQDPVVTELVRQGLPVVSDGRPAGSLPVTAWVDNDHEAAVLGILDHLADAGARRIGLLTGTTTDTYTHLSTTAYLNWCERVGQDPVYESYPAHDPCAGAVAADRLLARPDRPDAVYGLFDPNGTDLLAAARRYGLRVPDDLLLVCCSESTVYATTEPPITTLSLKPRRIGTAVVQLLIDAIENLDSDLPVEQVIPTELIVRTSSQRRPPRTTVSPPRSPEEG
- a CDS encoding metallophosphoesterase; amino-acid sequence: MTQGAGQGPEVTRTATLRDFRVPAYVHEAGPHTDGTAPGDVTAGAADTEVQEPAESAQTLPDLEEYPDGYTPTQRDLPVINRGDTLQVTVDPAALAADGPGPLFVVGDVHGYLDELVGALQEQGLIDSAGNWSAGTARLWFLGDFTDRGPDGIGVIDLVMRLSAEAAAAGGYCKALMGNHELLLLGAKRFGDTPVNSGAGTATFQAAWLLNGGQKTDMDRLQDHHLQWMARLDAIEEVDGHLLVHSDTTAYLDYGDSIEAVNDTVRETITRNDADEVWDLFRKFTKRFSFRDEGGAEAVRSLLDTYGGARIVHGHSPIPYLVGDVGTEDDGEDNSGPNIEHPHVYADGLAIAMDGGVTMAGKLLVQELPLDL